The DNA window GGCAGCTCGTGACCTGGAGAACTGCGGCCGCGAAGACTGGATGCGCATGGGCTACGGTTCATGGCGCCCGTACGAGCTTGGGCCCGGTGGCCACTCGATGTCGCACCGCAGCAACTTGATGAATTCCGCCGGAATGACCCTTCCGACAATTGAGGAGGGTGGCCCAGTCCAGGAGGGCCAGGAATGGGATGAGGAAGGCGCCGTTGGAGGTGAGCCACTCCCTGGCCCAGGTCCAAATTCTGCTGCGGTGGCTGGAGCCTGCGCCCCAGAGCCTACTAAAAATGATTCGACTCCAATGCCGGAGCGCATTTCCCGCTACCGTACCCAGACCGCAGCGGCTTACTCCATGAACTTGACCTTCAAGGTCATCCAGACTACCGACTCACCATACCCCATTGTCCGGGACAACGGGACACTGATCAAGCCTCTGCCGAAGGCCCCGTACCGCCCACCGGTGGTTCCCAAGAAGGAGGATGACATGGAATTGGATGACGATCAGCCGTCCACATCCGCTAAGTGTAAGCCACGTTCATCAAATTGATCCAGCCCCATGCTGTTCCACCCATTCACGAAAAACTCgattcatttgcattttatatACTTCATATTCATAAtcataaacaaattttgtatTGCTTGACGAGAAACGCTAATAAAGACGACTCTCTAGTCCTAGATGGCGAGGGCTCGTTACCTGCGTTCTTGGAACTGAATAATTGATAATTGGGGGTTGGGGTTTGAGAACTGTTGAGAACAATTGAGAActggaatcggaatcggaatcggaatcgacGTTTGCCGTT is part of the Drosophila bipectinata strain 14024-0381.07 chromosome XL, DbipHiC1v2, whole genome shotgun sequence genome and encodes:
- the LOC138926714 gene encoding uncharacterized protein isoform X2, which produces MNRSKPTKKQPDAKSYAAALKEESECVSWRSPRPSSDKPQDVAASNEYVPTNPSSSSGNEYVPPYIPATSTPYEEYVPTSPSADYSTWKEYIPSTNPPNFPAWGGFASYSAHSRVTTQMQHDDWQNEPYFASNLKYYPHLPQPLWAGDYQTFADIKAAISAGNHSQIRPPLTQFYATPVIRAARDLENCGREDWMRMGYGSWRPYELGPGGHSMSHRSNLMNSAGMTLPTIEEGGPVQEGQEWDEEGAVGGEPLPGPGPNSAAVAGACAPEPTKNDSTPMPERISRYRTQTAAAYSMNLTFKVIQTTDSPYPIVRDNGTLIKPLPKAPYRPPVVPKKEDDMELDDDQPSTSAKCKPRSSN